One bacterium DNA segment encodes these proteins:
- a CDS encoding protein-L-isoaspartate(D-aspartate) O-methyltransferase, which translates to MAWLEPRASSWEPPTPPPGADEAFARARAEMVQRQIEARGVRDSVVLDALRVVPRHRFVPPQFQDEAYDDTPLPIGYGQTISQPYIVAAMTEALQLKPRDRVLEIGTGSGYQAAVLAEIVDEVYSIEILDSLGQRAESTLTALGYRNVSVRVGDGYRGWPEKAPFDAIIVTAAPDHIPSALVDQLAVGGRMILPVGDEDQSLILLTKTATGVERRTLFPVRFVPMTGEADKPRPSDSASPR; encoded by the coding sequence ATGGCCTGGTTGGAACCGCGGGCTTCCTCTTGGGAGCCGCCCACACCGCCGCCCGGCGCCGACGAGGCCTTCGCGCGCGCCCGCGCCGAGATGGTGCAGCGCCAGATCGAGGCGCGCGGGGTGCGCGATTCGGTCGTGCTCGATGCCCTGCGCGTGGTCCCACGCCACCGCTTTGTGCCGCCGCAGTTCCAGGATGAGGCCTACGATGACACCCCGCTGCCGATCGGCTACGGCCAGACGATCTCGCAGCCATACATCGTCGCAGCCATGACCGAGGCGTTGCAACTGAAGCCGCGCGACCGGGTGCTCGAGATCGGCACCGGATCCGGGTATCAGGCGGCGGTGCTGGCCGAGATTGTCGATGAAGTGTACTCGATTGAAATCCTCGACTCGCTCGGGCAGCGGGCCGAATCGACGCTCACTGCCCTCGGCTACCGCAACGTCTCGGTGAGAGTCGGCGACGGCTACCGCGGCTGGCCCGAGAAGGCCCCCTTCGATGCCATTATCGTCACCGCCGCCCCCGATCACATTCCCTCGGCGCTGGTGGACCAACTGGCCGTCGGCGGGCGCATGATCCTGCCCGTTGGCGACGAGGATCAAAGTCTGATCCTCCTGACAAAAACCGCCACCGGCGTGGAGCGCCGCACGCTCTTTCCCGTCCGCTTTGTCCCCATGACCGGGGAGGCGGATAAGCCCCGTCCCTCCGACTCTGCGTCACCGCGCTAG
- a CDS encoding PspC domain-containing protein, producing the protein MQKRLVRTPDKAMIGGVCAGIAEYFDVDPTWIRLLAVLLTFASGFGLVAYIVAWIVIPRGPLAHPAEATPLPANAAPARVPERRGAGFLPGVILILVGMAFLFDNLFFWFDWDYVWPLFLVGAGVVFIYFAVKPDARREEHTATNIAEARNGSR; encoded by the coding sequence ATGCAAAAACGGCTGGTTCGCACGCCGGACAAGGCGATGATCGGCGGGGTGTGCGCCGGAATCGCCGAATACTTCGATGTCGATCCGACTTGGATTCGCCTGTTGGCAGTCCTGCTGACTTTTGCCAGCGGTTTCGGCCTGGTGGCCTACATAGTGGCCTGGATTGTGATCCCGCGCGGTCCGCTCGCGCATCCGGCCGAGGCCACGCCGCTGCCGGCCAACGCCGCGCCGGCGCGCGTGCCCGAACGCCGTGGCGCCGGTTTTCTGCCCGGCGTGATCCTCATCCTCGTCGGCATGGCCTTCCTGTTTGACAATCTCTTCTTCTGGTTCGATTGGGACTATGTCTGGCCGCTGTTCCTGGTCGGCGCCGGCGTGGTGTTCATCTACTTCGCCGTCAAACCCGACGCGCGGCGCGAAGAGCACACCGCCACCAATATTGCGGAGGCGCGCAATGGCAGTCGGTAA
- a CDS encoding sigma-70 family RNA polymerase sigma factor, with protein MVTRADTGGDQHYPALSEPELIRLAQKGDRRAYDQLVRIYQRQVYRWAFHVVRTHDLADEVAQDVFVRTYQALDRVDPDRPLGAWLCRSTVNVALNIVRKQQFRTQWAQENRPDPTDFERESAQPDAGFRRKRVLQRLEAAINDLPPLYRTIMLLRIRDEMSYDEISKALGVSMGTVMSRIARARHRLREALGDFMDDLRE; from the coding sequence ATGGTAACCAGAGCGGACACGGGCGGTGATCAGCACTATCCGGCGCTCAGTGAGCCCGAGCTGATCCGTCTGGCCCAGAAAGGGGACCGTCGCGCCTACGACCAACTGGTACGGATTTACCAGCGGCAAGTATACCGTTGGGCCTTCCATGTTGTTCGCACACATGACCTTGCGGACGAAGTGGCGCAGGATGTCTTTGTGCGCACCTACCAGGCCCTCGACCGGGTCGATCCCGATCGGCCTCTCGGCGCTTGGCTTTGCCGGAGCACAGTCAATGTGGCGCTCAATATTGTGCGCAAACAGCAATTCCGGACCCAATGGGCGCAGGAGAACCGACCCGATCCGACCGATTTCGAGCGGGAATCGGCACAGCCCGATGCGGGATTCAGGCGCAAACGTGTGTTGCAGCGACTGGAGGCGGCCATCAACGACCTGCCGCCGTTGTACCGGACGATTATGCTCCTGCGCATCCGCGATGAAATGAGCTATGATGAAATCTCCAAAGCACTTGGCGTATCAATGGGGACCGTTATGTCCCGGATTGCCCGCGCCCGCCACCGGCTTCGTGAGGCGCTGGGTGACTTTATGGATGATCTGCGGGAATAG
- a CDS encoding DUF5668 domain-containing protein: MAVGKVRTGVILIALGVLLLLNTTGTVDFGFWRWLGKLWPLILVAIGIEKIFSSAQSSSVRNLAWLSPVIIVGVVSYAVIAGEREPRANFWSSDWEWQWDDSDSEGPTATSTWSEPLSPEVQRVKLELELDGGRLTVRGGSDAGSILVARASHRGDKPIVTSTLEGGVRSIRVEQADRARHRGRDQWTMKLTDSLPVDLIVRGGAAKMRLDLTAVKIESLELDAGAADIDVVFGSLASSIACAIDCGVSDVEITIPPSAGLRLHRDGAISRLSDTNLDLIDRGDHSETAGFEEAPIKIELKVQSALSSLRLRRASGPSQGTSI; encoded by the coding sequence ATGGCAGTCGGTAAGGTGCGAACCGGCGTCATCCTGATCGCTTTGGGCGTCCTGCTGCTGCTCAACACGACCGGCACGGTCGACTTCGGCTTCTGGCGCTGGCTGGGCAAACTCTGGCCGCTCATCCTCGTTGCGATCGGTATCGAGAAGATCTTTTCCTCCGCCCAGTCTTCGAGCGTGCGCAATCTCGCCTGGCTTTCGCCGGTCATCATCGTCGGCGTCGTCTCCTATGCGGTCATCGCCGGCGAGCGCGAGCCCCGGGCCAACTTCTGGTCCAGCGATTGGGAGTGGCAGTGGGACGATTCCGACAGCGAGGGCCCGACCGCGACCTCGACCTGGTCGGAGCCGCTTTCGCCCGAAGTTCAGCGGGTGAAGCTTGAACTCGAACTGGACGGCGGACGCCTCACGGTGCGTGGGGGCAGCGATGCCGGCAGCATCCTCGTCGCGCGCGCCAGCCACCGTGGCGACAAACCGATTGTCACCTCGACTCTGGAAGGCGGCGTCCGCTCCATCCGCGTCGAACAGGCGGATCGCGCACGTCACCGCGGACGCGATCAATGGACGATGAAACTGACCGACAGTCTGCCGGTGGATCTGATTGTCCGGGGCGGGGCGGCGAAGATGCGTCTTGATCTGACCGCGGTAAAGATCGAGTCGCTCGAACTCGACGCCGGCGCCGCCGACATCGACGTGGTCTTCGGCTCTCTGGCGTCGTCAATCGCCTGCGCCATCGACTGCGGCGTCTCGGATGTCGAGATCACCATCCCGCCATCGGCGGGACTGCGGCTGCACCGCGACGGCGCGATCTCGCGTCTGTCCGATACCAACCTTGACCTGATCGACCGGGGCGATCACAGCGAGACCGCCGGTTTCGAGGAGGCCCCGATCAAGATCGAGCTGAAGGTGCAGTCGGCGCTCAGCTCGCTGCGTTTGCGGCGCGCCTCCGGCCCGTCGCAGGGTACGTCGATCTGA
- a CDS encoding amino acid ABC transporter permease, with protein sequence MCRLEAETPPGGPIDLIAEQGALALRILKFLLPAVPTTIGITLSSFAIALVLGTLVGLAPLARNRFITFCARIYVDVLRGVPLLVQIFFIYFGLGSVLNLNRFAAGILAVGIGYSAYLAEIIRSGVSSIAEGQHEAAAALGMSRPQAMRHVILPQATRTIIPPAANEFIACLKDSSLVSIIGLRELTRAGREYYSQYFVDFQTWFLVGCLYLVMTLALTKLARHLERRFAVRGFGAGGLRH encoded by the coding sequence TTGTGTCGTCTGGAGGCAGAAACTCCTCCGGGAGGCCCTATCGACCTGATCGCCGAACAGGGCGCGCTCGCGCTGCGAATCCTCAAGTTCTTGTTGCCGGCGGTGCCGACAACTATCGGCATCACCCTGTCTTCCTTTGCGATCGCGCTGGTCTTGGGCACACTGGTTGGTCTCGCACCGCTGGCGCGCAACCGTTTCATCACGTTCTGCGCCCGGATCTATGTCGATGTCCTGCGCGGCGTGCCGCTCTTGGTCCAAATCTTCTTCATCTACTTCGGGTTGGGCTCTGTCCTCAATTTGAATCGCTTCGCCGCCGGAATCCTGGCGGTCGGCATCGGCTATTCGGCCTATCTGGCCGAGATCATCCGTTCGGGCGTTTCATCGATTGCGGAGGGCCAGCACGAGGCGGCCGCGGCGCTGGGCATGTCACGCCCGCAGGCGATGCGCCATGTCATCCTGCCGCAGGCGACCCGCACCATTATTCCCCCGGCGGCCAATGAGTTCATCGCCTGCCTGAAGGACTCGTCGTTGGTCTCGATCATCGGCCTGCGCGAATTGACCCGCGCCGGGCGCGAGTACTACTCACAGTACTTCGTCGACTTCCAGACCTGGTTTCTGGTCGGCTGTCTCTATCTGGTGATGACGCTGGCGCTGACCAAGCTGGCCCGTCATCTCGAGCGCCGTTTCGCGGTGCGGGGATTCGGCGCCGGAGGGCTGCGGCATTGA
- a CDS encoding lamin tail domain-containing protein encodes MPARAGLILNEALANEPGSATTLEWIELLHWPDTGADVSLQGYRLLDGGSIITFDTSLVIPAGGFAVLARKTIGAASFEARWGDSSGVWGDRPDESFPLIAVGQMSLRNAGDTVRLVSPTGDTSLILWASDAGDGRSIERIRPGDNDAPSNFAPSVAPSGSTPGSPNSVLPPRGDLAIDTLVTGPLLPTPDDTVRVAVRIRNVGFGDVAGGTLTLRHDGSAARVIVARPYPAIPESGELTLVLDWPNPPPGISPVTAWLNEDADSSNNARTVPVLVRFNRPHLVISEYLANPETPGPDEWVEIANVSDWEIRLEGLRVGDSLNSESIPATAGAIPAGGFHVLAENAAAFRAHYPDFTGALTGIPGWRALNNTGDGIRLIGPSGEIIDSLSFRLTYPDNRSVERVELTPSYSVPGDWTVSEAPLGATPGTPNSVARGETGSLMFDSVWIEPALRRWGDTLTLAAAVRNHRFGPASGFILTVLRELDFANPGAQREPIAELAITAMDEGQSAILALPWVDAPIGLQRLQFSLRDAQGTAADSAAIVITILCPPSLLIISEYMAAPVAGFSGEWIELYNTATVPVDLRGVQIGDSTALSSLPPTASILEPGAFVVLAQDEDQFRSAYQEFAGEVLTVPAWRTLGDGGDRIRLAGAGTEIIDSLTYAALPQDWRSLERRQLLPRPADRRDWGHSIDPWGATPGRPNSIARNDNDLALTGFGLDASGVYWPSAITGSLEVVNEGFATVEQAKISIVDGISDTEVWSTVLPSLAPESAVVVPFEFGPLPPGFYILRAAVPDDEFGDNNSATRSMQIGHTFPGLVIAEYLADPASPGPGEWVELYNASDMMLTLRGCGLGDSVGYAPLPISAPFVLAPGDYVVLCQDRVAFLAWYAGFTGDLIEVRNWRELNNDGDRIRLRGVLGEIIDSLTYVEGAGHNRSWERISLSPTYSTRADWTASVAAAGATPGAPNSVDAAAAGPLDVAVSPNPVFRAAGQIANIVYRIDIGERLTLKIFDRDGHTVRTIVDDAPSASGSIAWNGTDDDGADLRPGPYILLARSEPAGSTKKLVVVLAP; translated from the coding sequence ATGCCGGCCCGGGCCGGTTTGATCCTGAACGAGGCCCTCGCCAACGAACCCGGGTCGGCCACCACACTCGAGTGGATCGAACTCCTCCATTGGCCTGACACCGGAGCCGACGTTTCGCTGCAGGGATACCGATTGCTCGATGGCGGGTCGATCATCACTTTCGACACCTCGCTTGTCATCCCCGCCGGCGGCTTTGCCGTTCTCGCGCGCAAGACGATCGGCGCGGCCAGTTTCGAAGCGCGCTGGGGTGACTCGTCCGGTGTCTGGGGCGATAGGCCCGATGAATCATTTCCGTTGATCGCGGTCGGCCAGATGTCTTTGCGCAACGCCGGCGACACGGTGCGTCTGGTGTCGCCCACCGGCGATACCTCGCTCATCCTCTGGGCTTCCGACGCGGGCGATGGACGTTCGATCGAACGGATTCGTCCCGGCGACAACGATGCCCCGTCCAATTTCGCGCCCAGTGTCGCTCCGTCCGGATCAACGCCGGGATCGCCCAATTCGGTGCTGCCGCCGCGCGGCGATCTGGCCATCGATACCCTCGTCACGGGCCCGCTGCTTCCCACGCCGGATGACACGGTGCGCGTCGCCGTGCGCATCCGCAATGTCGGCTTCGGCGATGTCGCCGGCGGCACGCTGACGCTGCGACACGATGGGAGCGCGGCCAGAGTCATCGTTGCGCGACCCTACCCGGCCATTCCCGAAAGTGGTGAACTCACGCTCGTGCTCGATTGGCCGAACCCGCCCCCGGGGATCAGCCCCGTCACGGCCTGGCTCAACGAAGACGCCGACAGCTCCAACAATGCACGCACGGTGCCGGTCCTCGTGCGTTTCAATCGACCGCATCTGGTGATCTCCGAGTATCTCGCCAATCCCGAAACCCCCGGTCCCGATGAATGGGTGGAGATCGCCAACGTCAGCGACTGGGAGATTCGTCTCGAAGGGCTGCGTGTCGGCGATTCGCTCAATAGCGAATCGATTCCCGCCACCGCCGGAGCAATCCCTGCCGGCGGATTCCATGTGCTGGCCGAAAACGCGGCCGCCTTCCGCGCTCACTATCCTGACTTCACCGGAGCGCTCACCGGCATCCCCGGCTGGCGCGCGCTCAACAATACCGGCGATGGCATTCGCTTAATCGGCCCCTCCGGTGAGATCATCGACTCGCTGTCCTTCCGCCTGACCTATCCCGACAACCGATCGGTGGAACGTGTCGAATTGACGCCATCGTACTCTGTGCCCGGTGACTGGACCGTTTCCGAGGCGCCGCTGGGCGCCACCCCCGGCACGCCCAATTCGGTGGCGCGCGGCGAAACCGGGTCGCTGATGTTCGATTCCGTCTGGATCGAGCCGGCGCTGCGTCGCTGGGGCGACACACTCACTCTGGCCGCGGCAGTGCGCAATCACCGCTTCGGGCCGGCTTCGGGTTTTATACTGACTGTCCTGCGCGAACTCGACTTCGCCAACCCCGGCGCACAGCGCGAACCGATCGCTGAACTCGCGATCACGGCGATGGACGAGGGACAGTCGGCGATCCTCGCGTTACCCTGGGTCGATGCGCCTATTGGGTTGCAGCGTCTGCAGTTTTCGCTGCGCGACGCTCAGGGAACCGCAGCCGACAGCGCCGCGATCGTGATTACCATTCTCTGTCCGCCTTCGCTACTCATCATCTCCGAGTACATGGCCGCCCCCGTAGCCGGGTTCTCCGGCGAGTGGATCGAATTGTACAATACGGCCACTGTTCCCGTCGACCTGCGCGGTGTCCAGATCGGCGACAGCACTGCCTTGTCCAGTCTTCCGCCAACGGCGTCCATCCTGGAGCCGGGGGCGTTTGTGGTGCTGGCTCAGGATGAAGATCAATTCCGCTCCGCGTACCAGGAATTCGCCGGCGAAGTACTGACCGTGCCCGCCTGGCGCACACTGGGCGATGGCGGCGATCGCATTCGACTGGCGGGCGCGGGGACTGAGATCATCGACTCACTGACGTATGCCGCCTTGCCGCAGGATTGGCGATCGCTCGAACGCCGGCAGTTGCTACCGCGGCCCGCTGACCGTCGCGATTGGGGACACAGCATCGACCCCTGGGGCGCCACACCGGGACGCCCCAATTCAATCGCCCGGAACGACAACGATCTGGCGTTGACCGGTTTTGGTCTGGATGCGTCGGGCGTCTACTGGCCGTCTGCGATCACCGGCTCACTGGAAGTCGTCAACGAGGGCTTCGCCACCGTCGAACAGGCCAAGATCAGCATCGTGGATGGGATCAGCGACACAGAAGTCTGGTCAACCGTCTTACCGTCCCTGGCGCCGGAGTCGGCTGTGGTCGTTCCCTTCGAGTTCGGGCCGCTGCCGCCCGGGTTTTACATTCTGCGCGCGGCCGTTCCGGATGATGAGTTTGGTGACAACAACAGCGCCACCCGGTCGATGCAAATCGGGCACACTTTTCCCGGGCTGGTCATCGCGGAATACCTGGCCGATCCCGCCAGTCCCGGCCCCGGCGAGTGGGTCGAGCTGTACAACGCCTCCGATATGATGCTCACCCTGCGTGGCTGCGGCTTGGGTGACTCGGTGGGCTATGCGCCGCTCCCGATCTCTGCGCCGTTTGTGCTGGCGCCCGGCGACTACGTCGTTCTCTGCCAAGACCGTGTTGCCTTTCTCGCCTGGTATGCCGGTTTCACCGGCGACCTCATCGAAGTCCGCAACTGGCGCGAGTTGAACAACGACGGCGACAGGATCCGTTTGCGCGGCGTTCTGGGCGAAATCATCGACTCGCTGACGTATGTCGAAGGAGCCGGCCACAACCGTTCGTGGGAACGCATCTCCCTGTCGCCGACATACTCCACGCGTGCCGATTGGACCGCATCGGTCGCCGCCGCGGGCGCGACGCCGGGCGCGCCCAATTCCGTCGATGCCGCCGCCGCCGGACCGCTGGACGTTGCGGTTTCACCCAACCCCGTCTTCCGCGCCGCGGGACAGATCGCCAACATCGTCTACCGTATCGACATCGGCGAACGGCTCACGCTGAAGATCTTCGATCGCGACGGCCACACGGTGCGCACCATCGTCGATGATGCGCCCAGCGCTTCCGGCTCGATCGCCTGGAATGGCACCGACGACGATGGCGCAGACCTCCGACCCGGTCCATACATCCTGTTGGCCCGCTCCGAACCGGCCGGATCAACGAAGAAACTCGTGGTGGTGCTGGCCCCATGA
- a CDS encoding amino acid ABC transporter ATP-binding protein: MNRIDDRPVVRAEALCKRFGEFVALDHVDLDVSYSEVVALVGPSGAGKSTFLRCLNGLESVDSGTITVAGQKVDPRDESIHTVRAQIGMVFQQFNLFPHLTALENVALAPRVVRGLSAADAGRLAEEKLVLVGLRHKLGAYPAELSGGQQQRVAIARSLAMQPKVMLFDEPTSALDAEMIGEVLAVIRDLAAAGMTMVVVSHELGFVREVAGRIAFFENGRIIECAPPDQILNGAADPRVREFFHRML; the protein is encoded by the coding sequence TTGAACCGGATTGACGACCGTCCCGTCGTGCGCGCCGAAGCGCTTTGCAAACGCTTCGGCGAGTTTGTCGCACTTGACCATGTCGACCTGGATGTGTCCTACTCCGAGGTCGTGGCGTTGGTCGGACCGTCGGGCGCGGGCAAATCGACCTTCCTGCGCTGCCTGAATGGGCTGGAGTCGGTCGATTCGGGCACGATCACCGTCGCGGGGCAAAAGGTCGATCCGCGCGATGAGTCCATTCACACGGTGCGCGCCCAGATCGGCATGGTCTTCCAGCAGTTCAATCTCTTCCCGCACCTGACCGCGCTGGAAAATGTCGCGCTGGCGCCGCGCGTGGTGCGCGGGCTGTCCGCCGCCGATGCCGGGCGTCTGGCCGAGGAGAAACTGGTCCTCGTCGGGCTGCGCCACAAGCTCGGCGCCTACCCGGCTGAACTCTCCGGCGGACAACAGCAGCGTGTCGCCATCGCCCGCTCGCTGGCCATGCAACCCAAGGTCATGCTCTTCGATGAACCCACCTCGGCGCTCGACGCCGAGATGATCGGCGAGGTGCTTGCGGTGATCCGCGATCTGGCCGCCGCTGGCATGACCATGGTGGTTGTCTCGCACGAGCTCGGCTTTGTCCGCGAGGTGGCCGGACGGATCGCCTTCTTTGAGAACGGGCGCATCATCGAGTGTGCCCCGCCGGACCAAATCCTCAACGGCGCCGCCGATCCGCGCGTGCGCGAGTTCTTCCACCGTATGCTGTAG
- a CDS encoding basic amino acid ABC transporter substrate-binding protein, with translation MRVLALGLMLALVVALTGLPSGCGVGGGDGLARVTASGVLRVGTDATYPPFEWVDTATGEVEGFDIDLVREICRELGCRAEFVVVPFDGIIAGLVSRKYDMIASTFTITPERARQVAFSEPYYDGGQAIAVPIYDTSTFSVDDLRGKTIAVQLGTTGERRASQIPNAEIIAFENIGAAFIDMENGRVDAVINDKPTTELIIRQRGSAKIVGPSLTAEEYGFAVAKDEKELLAAINRALAKIKADGRYESIRAKWFGPSAT, from the coding sequence ATGCGTGTGTTGGCGCTGGGACTGATGCTGGCGCTGGTGGTTGCTCTGACCGGACTGCCATCGGGTTGCGGCGTCGGCGGCGGCGATGGGCTGGCGCGTGTCACCGCTTCCGGTGTGCTGCGTGTCGGCACCGACGCCACCTATCCACCCTTCGAGTGGGTTGACACCGCCACCGGCGAGGTCGAGGGGTTTGACATCGATCTGGTCCGCGAAATCTGCCGGGAGCTCGGCTGCCGCGCCGAGTTCGTCGTCGTTCCCTTTGATGGCATCATCGCCGGGCTGGTCTCGCGCAAATACGACATGATCGCATCCACATTCACCATCACCCCCGAACGCGCCCGCCAGGTTGCCTTCTCTGAGCCCTACTACGACGGCGGCCAGGCGATCGCCGTGCCGATCTACGACACCTCGACGTTCAGCGTCGACGATCTGCGCGGCAAGACCATCGCCGTGCAACTCGGGACCACCGGCGAGCGGCGCGCCTCCCAGATTCCGAACGCCGAGATCATCGCCTTCGAGAACATCGGCGCCGCCTTCATCGATATGGAAAACGGCCGCGTCGATGCGGTCATCAACGACAAACCCACCACCGAACTGATCATCCGCCAGCGCGGCTCCGCCAAAATCGTCGGCCCCAGTCTGACCGCCGAGGAGTACGGTTTCGCCGTGGCCAAGGATGAAAAAGAGCTTTTAGCGGCGATCAACCGGGCCCTCGCCAAGATCAAGGCCGATGGCCGCTATGAGAGCATCCGCGCCAAATGGTTCGGCCCCTCTGCCACCTGA
- a CDS encoding deoxyguanosinetriphosphate triphosphohydrolase, whose protein sequence is MTRRNLAELEAQVLAPYAALSARTLGRVYAEPAHPYRTEFQRDRERIIHSAAFRRLEYKTQVFVNHEGDNYRTRLTHTIEVAQIARSIARAMALNEDLAEAIALAHDLGHTPFGHAGEDALNAKMAPDGGFSHNRQSLRVVEVLEERYPGYTGLNLTFEVREGIVKHETVYDRPEARLPDFHPEWRPTLEAQLVNFADEIAYNSHDLDDGLRADMFAWEDLRGIELWEELNAESRRAHPDLDRRLRRHHIVRLLINRQVTDLVDHAHQLLETHNIRSLDDVRAASVIFMKFSPGFQAKIDPFKRFLYERMYRHYRLVRMKLKAERMVHALFDAYVSEPRQLAPQYLAKIENGRDADEAHVRQVVCDYIAGMTDRYAMLEHRKLFDPFEKV, encoded by the coding sequence ATGACCCGACGCAACCTCGCCGAACTGGAAGCACAGGTCCTTGCGCCCTATGCGGCGCTTAGTGCGCGCACGCTGGGACGGGTCTATGCCGAGCCGGCGCACCCCTACCGGACCGAATTCCAGCGCGATCGCGAACGGATCATCCACTCCGCGGCGTTCCGTCGTCTCGAATACAAAACCCAGGTCTTTGTGAACCACGAGGGCGACAACTACCGCACGCGTCTCACCCACACGATCGAGGTCGCGCAGATTGCCCGCTCGATCGCCCGCGCCATGGCCCTCAACGAGGATCTCGCCGAGGCGATCGCGCTGGCCCATGACCTCGGACACACCCCGTTTGGCCATGCCGGCGAGGATGCGCTCAACGCCAAGATGGCGCCCGACGGCGGCTTCTCGCACAACCGCCAATCATTGCGCGTTGTCGAGGTGCTGGAGGAACGCTATCCCGGATACACGGGCTTGAACCTCACCTTCGAGGTCCGCGAAGGGATTGTCAAACACGAGACCGTCTACGACCGCCCCGAGGCGCGTCTGCCCGATTTCCACCCCGAGTGGCGCCCCACGCTTGAGGCGCAGCTGGTCAACTTCGCCGATGAGATCGCCTACAATTCCCATGACCTCGACGACGGCCTGCGCGCCGACATGTTTGCCTGGGAGGACTTGCGCGGCATCGAGCTCTGGGAGGAACTCAACGCGGAATCGCGTCGCGCGCACCCGGACCTCGACCGACGTCTACGCCGGCACCACATCGTCCGGCTGCTGATCAACCGCCAAGTCACCGACCTGGTTGACCATGCCCATCAGCTTTTGGAAACGCACAACATCCGCTCGCTCGATGACGTCCGCGCCGCCTCGGTCATCTTCATGAAGTTCTCGCCCGGGTTCCAGGCGAAGATCGACCCCTTCAAACGTTTTCTCTACGAACGCATGTACCGTCACTACCGGCTGGTGCGGATGAAACTGAAGGCCGAGCGGATGGTGCATGCGCTCTTCGACGCCTACGTCAGCGAGCCGCGCCAACTGGCCCCGCAGTATCTGGCCAAGATCGAAAACGGCCGCGATGCCGACGAGGCGCATGTGCGCCAGGTCGTCTGCGATTACATCGCCGGCATGACCGATCGTTACGCCATGCTTGAGCATCGCAAGCTCTTCGATCCCTTCGAGAAAGTCTGA
- the holA gene encoding DNA polymerase III subunit delta, producing the protein MGFSEDRAQGRFGSFYLLIAENPYLLWDAAEHWKAAWRRQAGDDLRVETFTAPHIDFDRLLGAGATMPMFETTQLVLIRDVEKVTGKKQEELIRILQQSSPSTKWLLTAAELDRRTVIGKKLATFGPVEEFKRVYPDQVSGWVTRIAADLDTILAPPAVELIASVHGTDLFAVRQTIERVALYVGKRRRIEAADIEVVLAGEGEYDVFQLLEAASRSDFVRGLAIARALAASASRQLGELSVWLSLIYGQCQRYLKILELSDRPIEEIAQQLHIHIFLMRKLHRQATDLGYDALIRTCEAAFETDFMVKTSKARPALAWELFVWRIVAGRNIPPDAFLDLSAARSGE; encoded by the coding sequence ATGGGCTTCTCGGAAGATCGCGCGCAGGGCAGGTTCGGCTCCTTCTATCTTCTCATTGCGGAGAATCCCTATCTGCTCTGGGACGCCGCCGAGCATTGGAAGGCGGCCTGGCGACGGCAGGCGGGCGACGATCTGCGCGTCGAGACCTTCACCGCGCCCCATATCGACTTCGATCGTCTCCTCGGCGCCGGAGCCACCATGCCGATGTTCGAAACCACGCAACTGGTCCTGATTCGCGACGTCGAAAAGGTCACCGGCAAAAAGCAGGAAGAGCTGATCCGGATCCTGCAACAGTCGTCGCCCTCGACCAAGTGGCTTCTGACCGCCGCGGAACTGGACCGCCGCACGGTGATCGGCAAGAAGCTGGCCACGTTCGGCCCGGTGGAGGAATTCAAGCGCGTCTACCCCGATCAGGTCTCCGGGTGGGTGACCCGCATCGCCGCCGATCTTGACACGATATTGGCGCCACCGGCCGTAGAGCTGATCGCGAGCGTGCATGGCACCGACCTGTTCGCCGTCCGCCAGACGATCGAACGGGTCGCGCTGTACGTCGGCAAGCGCCGCCGCATCGAGGCCGCGGATATTGAAGTCGTGCTGGCCGGCGAGGGCGAGTACGATGTCTTCCAACTTCTGGAGGCGGCGTCGCGCTCCGACTTTGTGCGCGGCTTGGCGATTGCCCGGGCGCTGGCCGCCTCCGCCAGTCGCCAGTTGGGCGAGCTTTCCGTCTGGCTGTCGTTGATCTACGGCCAATGCCAACGTTATTTGAAGATTCTCGAATTGTCCGACCGGCCGATCGAAGAGATCGCCCAGCAACTGCACATCCACATTTTCCTGATGCGCAAACTGCACAGGCAGGCGACCGATCTCGGATATGATGCCCTGATCCGCACCTGCGAGGCCGCCTTCGAAACCGATTTCATGGTCAAGACTTCAAAGGCCAGACCCGCTCTTGCCTGGGAGTTGTTTGTCTGGCGGATCGTGGCCGGACGGAACATCCCCCCTGATGCCTTTCTGGACCTGTCCGCTGCTCGCAGCGGGGAATAA